The proteins below are encoded in one region of Knoellia sp. S7-12:
- a CDS encoding glycerophosphodiester phosphodiesterase family protein — protein sequence MSRLAHVARLALSLRVVAATFASLGLMFTLAPVGEAAPRPDVANIAHRGSSGAAPENTIAAIRLGLSQGADVIENDIQRTKDGQLVILHDASLARTTDVEEVFPGRLSYDVGTFTLAEVKQLDAGSWFAPRFAGERVPTLREWVAAVGQRAGMLMEAKLPERYPGIEQDIDKELRSMGEFQRAVKGGRVTMQSFNHVWLRSYADLAPDVTVGLLFGTRPTEVDLTLAAHWADEVNPALGVVQESDIARIHQLGLETNVWTVNGGQDMQRAIRWGVDGIITNYPQVLEEILRG from the coding sequence ATGTCCCGACTGGCCCACGTTGCCCGTCTTGCCCTCAGCCTGCGCGTCGTTGCCGCGACGTTCGCCAGCCTCGGCCTCATGTTCACTCTCGCACCGGTGGGGGAGGCCGCTCCGCGTCCCGATGTCGCCAACATCGCCCACCGCGGCTCGTCGGGCGCCGCGCCCGAGAACACGATCGCTGCCATCCGCCTCGGGCTCTCCCAGGGCGCCGATGTCATCGAGAACGACATCCAGCGCACCAAGGACGGCCAACTCGTCATCCTCCACGACGCGAGCCTGGCTCGGACGACCGATGTCGAAGAGGTCTTCCCGGGCCGTCTGAGCTATGACGTCGGCACGTTCACCCTCGCCGAGGTCAAGCAGCTCGACGCCGGGTCGTGGTTCGCACCGCGGTTCGCAGGGGAGCGCGTCCCGACGCTGCGCGAGTGGGTCGCAGCGGTCGGCCAGCGCGCCGGCATGCTCATGGAGGCCAAGCTGCCCGAGCGCTACCCCGGCATCGAGCAGGACATCGACAAGGAGCTGCGCTCGATGGGCGAGTTCCAGCGGGCGGTCAAGGGTGGCCGCGTGACCATGCAGTCGTTCAACCACGTATGGCTGCGTTCCTACGCCGACCTCGCACCCGATGTGACCGTGGGTCTGCTGTTCGGCACGCGCCCCACCGAGGTCGACCTGACCCTCGCCGCCCACTGGGCCGACGAGGTCAACCCGGCACTCGGTGTCGTCCAGGAGTCCGACATCGCCCGGATCCACCAGCTCGGTCTCGAGACCAACGTGTGGACCGTCAACGGTGGGCAGGACATGCAGCGCGCCATCCGCTGGGGCGTGGACGGCATCATCACGAACTACCCGCAGGTCCTCGAGGAGATCCTGCGCGGCTGA
- the metG gene encoding methionine--tRNA ligase produces MTKILSAVAWPYANGPRHLGHVAGFGVPSDVFSRYMRMAGHDVLMVSGSDEHGTPILVLADQQGVTPQELVDKNHAIIAGELADLGCSYDLYTRTTTANHYSVAQELFKQVHANGYMIEQTTRGAISPSTGRTLPDRYIEGTCPICGYTEARGDQCDNCGNQLEPTDLIDPKSKINGETPEFIETQHFFLDLPALADALQEWLEGREASGTWRPNVIKFSLNILEEIRPRAMTRDIDWGIPVPLEGWEDQSAKRLYVWFDAVIGYLSASVEWARRQGDAERWREWWNDPEALSYYFMGKDNITFHSQIWPAELLAYAGRGSRGGEAGSFGVLNLPTEVVSSEFLTMEGKQFSSSRGHIIAIRDVLERYGPDPIRYFICAAGPENQDSNFTWAEFVQRNNSELVAGWGNLVNRTGAMIAKNFGEIPQPGTLEPVDEAVRAATLAAFDTVGDLLAKQRIKAAVSEAMRAVGDVNKYVTDTEPFKLKGDDQRERLATVLHTLIQCVSDLNTILAPFLPHASNRVHAFIGGEGEFSPMPVIEEVTGLDEADKDRTYPIITGDYSASPRWESRPVTVGTPIAKPTGVFVKLDEAVVDEELARLQQS; encoded by the coding sequence GTGACCAAAATCCTCAGCGCTGTCGCCTGGCCGTACGCCAACGGTCCGCGCCACCTCGGCCACGTGGCCGGGTTCGGTGTGCCCTCCGACGTGTTCAGCCGCTACATGCGAATGGCCGGCCACGACGTGCTCATGGTCAGTGGCTCCGACGAGCACGGCACTCCGATCCTCGTCCTCGCCGATCAGCAGGGTGTGACGCCGCAGGAGCTCGTCGACAAGAACCACGCGATCATCGCGGGCGAACTCGCCGACCTCGGCTGCAGCTACGACCTCTACACGCGCACGACGACGGCCAACCACTACTCCGTCGCACAGGAGCTCTTCAAGCAGGTCCACGCCAACGGCTACATGATCGAGCAGACGACTCGTGGCGCGATCAGCCCGAGCACCGGTCGCACCCTGCCCGACCGCTACATCGAGGGCACCTGCCCGATCTGTGGCTACACCGAGGCGCGCGGCGACCAGTGCGACAACTGCGGCAACCAGCTCGAGCCGACCGATCTCATCGACCCGAAGTCCAAGATCAATGGCGAGACACCGGAATTCATCGAGACGCAGCACTTCTTCCTCGACCTGCCGGCGCTCGCCGACGCGCTGCAGGAATGGCTCGAGGGTCGCGAGGCCAGTGGCACGTGGCGTCCCAACGTCATCAAGTTCAGCCTCAACATCCTTGAGGAGATCCGTCCACGCGCGATGACTCGCGACATCGACTGGGGCATCCCTGTCCCGCTCGAGGGCTGGGAGGACCAGAGCGCGAAGCGTCTCTATGTCTGGTTCGACGCCGTGATCGGCTACCTGTCCGCGTCGGTCGAGTGGGCACGACGCCAGGGCGACGCCGAACGCTGGCGCGAATGGTGGAACGACCCCGAAGCGCTCAGCTACTACTTCATGGGCAAGGACAACATCACCTTCCACTCCCAGATCTGGCCCGCAGAACTTCTTGCGTATGCCGGCCGTGGCAGTCGCGGAGGAGAGGCCGGTTCGTTCGGTGTTCTGAACCTGCCGACCGAGGTCGTGAGCAGCGAGTTTCTCACGATGGAGGGCAAGCAGTTCAGCTCCAGCCGGGGGCACATCATCGCCATCCGCGACGTCCTGGAGCGTTATGGCCCCGACCCGATCCGCTACTTCATCTGCGCGGCCGGTCCGGAGAACCAGGACAGCAACTTCACTTGGGCCGAGTTCGTGCAGCGCAACAACTCCGAGCTGGTCGCCGGCTGGGGCAACCTCGTCAACCGCACGGGCGCGATGATCGCCAAGAACTTCGGCGAGATCCCGCAGCCCGGGACGCTCGAGCCGGTCGACGAGGCGGTGCGAGCCGCGACGCTCGCGGCCTTCGACACCGTGGGCGACCTGCTCGCCAAGCAGCGCATCAAGGCTGCGGTCAGCGAGGCCATGCGGGCGGTGGGCGACGTCAACAAGTACGTCACCGACACCGAGCCCTTCAAGCTCAAGGGCGACGACCAGCGCGAACGCCTCGCGACGGTCCTGCACACGCTCATCCAGTGTGTCAGCGACCTCAACACGATCCTCGCCCCGTTCCTGCCACACGCCTCCAACCGGGTGCACGCCTTCATCGGTGGCGAGGGTGAGTTCAGCCCGATGCCGGTCATCGAGGAGGTCACCGGGCTCGACGAGGCTGACAAGGACCGCACCTACCCGATCATCACCGGCGACTACAGCGCGTCCCCGCGGTGGGAGTCGCGTCCCGTGACCGTCGGTACGCCGATCGCCAAGCCCACGGGTGTCTTCGTCAAGCTCGACGAGGCCGTCGTTGATGAGGAGCTCGCGCGGCTCCAGCAGTCGTGA
- a CDS encoding succinate dehydrogenase cytochrome b subunit — protein MPTTTLSPRGTTARGTTIALKLLMAVTGLVFVGYLLLHMYGNLKALTGEEGFNEYAEHLRSFGEPMLPHGGLLWIVRVVLILSLVGHVYAAYALWSRAGSARRTKYAAVKTAATSKWMRWGGTFLLVFIGWHLLHFTIVKISPNGDKQGPNITQNPYQLVVASFQVWWMVLIYVAAMIALFMHLKHGVYSAQQTLGWTGSPKAHVRAKTIGLAVAALIVVGFLIPPLSIAFGLLD, from the coding sequence ATGCCCACGACGACTCTCTCTCCGCGCGGGACCACTGCGCGGGGCACGACGATCGCGCTCAAGCTGCTCATGGCAGTGACTGGCCTGGTCTTCGTTGGATACCTGCTCCTGCACATGTACGGAAACCTCAAGGCTCTCACGGGAGAGGAGGGGTTCAACGAGTACGCAGAGCACCTGCGGTCGTTCGGTGAGCCGATGCTCCCGCACGGCGGCCTCCTCTGGATCGTTCGTGTCGTCCTGATTCTGTCGCTCGTCGGTCACGTGTATGCCGCGTACGCACTCTGGAGTCGCGCCGGCAGCGCTCGCCGCACGAAGTACGCCGCCGTCAAGACGGCCGCAACCTCGAAGTGGATGCGCTGGGGCGGGACGTTCCTCCTCGTCTTCATCGGGTGGCACCTGCTCCACTTCACGATCGTCAAGATCTCGCCCAATGGTGACAAGCAGGGCCCCAACATCACCCAGAATCCCTACCAGCTCGTCGTGGCGAGCTTCCAGGTGTGGTGGATGGTGCTGATCTACGTCGCGGCGATGATCGCGCTCTTTATGCACCTCAAGCACGGCGTCTACAGCGCGCAGCAGACCCTCGGCTGGACCGGGTCGCCCAAGGCGCACGTGCGGGCCAAGACGATCGGTCTCGCCGTCGCGGCGCTCATCGTCGTCGGGTTCCTCATCCCGCCTTTGTCCATCGCATTCGGCCTGCTCGACTGA
- a CDS encoding CPBP family intramembrane glutamic endopeptidase: MEATVEQRALTRRDLLAETWLVLGVSLGASAIWSALSLVRKLTAGPPLGSQTTAMNSSVTPDRPWLDFVYQLVGIGLALVPVILVLHLLSRSDVQARFAIGWDWTEPTRDVVRGLGLAALVGIPGLGLYAVAKALDLNTTIAAANLADVWWAVPVLILAAAQNAVLEEVVMIGYLFTRWSQAGWSTSRIMLSSALIRGSYHLYQGFGGFVGNAIMGLIFGWIYTRTKRVGPLVVAHTILDVVAFVGYALLKNHLSWL, translated from the coding sequence ATGGAGGCAACGGTCGAGCAACGAGCGCTGACTCGACGCGACCTGCTGGCCGAGACGTGGCTCGTCCTGGGTGTCTCGCTCGGGGCGTCGGCGATCTGGAGCGCCCTCTCGCTGGTCCGCAAGCTCACGGCTGGCCCGCCCCTCGGGTCGCAGACGACGGCGATGAACTCATCGGTCACGCCTGACCGGCCATGGCTCGACTTCGTCTACCAGCTCGTCGGCATCGGGCTCGCGCTTGTCCCGGTGATCCTGGTGCTGCACTTGCTCTCGCGCAGTGACGTGCAGGCACGCTTTGCGATCGGCTGGGACTGGACGGAGCCGACGCGAGACGTGGTGCGCGGGCTCGGTCTTGCCGCTCTTGTCGGGATTCCTGGACTCGGACTGTATGCCGTCGCGAAGGCTCTCGACCTCAACACCACCATCGCTGCAGCGAACCTCGCAGACGTGTGGTGGGCGGTGCCCGTGCTGATCCTCGCGGCGGCCCAGAACGCCGTGCTGGAGGAGGTCGTGATGATCGGCTACCTCTTCACACGGTGGTCTCAGGCAGGGTGGTCAACCTCGCGAATCATGCTGTCCTCAGCGCTGATCCGTGGTTCCTATCACCTGTATCAGGGGTTCGGTGGGTTCGTCGGCAACGCCATCATGGGGCTGATCTTCGGCTGGATCTACACCCGCACCAAAAGGGTCGGACCGCTCGTCGTGGCACACACGATCCTCGACGTCGTGGCGTTCGTGGGCTACGCCCTCCTCAAGAACCACCTGAGTTGGCTCTGA
- a CDS encoding TraR/DksA C4-type zinc finger protein, whose product MKETRDVLEQERQGTLDRLAALTGDFDRIVDASRDSNADDEHDPEGATIAFERSQVGALIQQARSHLVEIEAAIARVAQGTYGMCEKCGQPILAARLRARPTARTCVTCPTKR is encoded by the coding sequence GTGAAGGAAACCAGAGACGTCCTTGAGCAGGAGCGGCAAGGGACGCTCGACCGGTTGGCCGCGCTGACCGGCGACTTCGACCGGATCGTGGACGCATCGCGTGACAGCAACGCCGACGACGAGCACGACCCCGAGGGCGCGACGATCGCGTTCGAGCGGTCCCAGGTCGGCGCACTCATCCAGCAGGCGCGCAGTCACCTCGTCGAGATCGAGGCCGCAATCGCTCGTGTCGCTCAGGGCACCTATGGGATGTGCGAGAAGTGCGGACAGCCGATCCTCGCGGCCCGTCTCCGGGCGCGACCCACCGCAAGGACCTGCGTCACCTGCCCCACCAAGCGTTGA
- a CDS encoding DUF4126 domain-containing protein, with protein MIAALTGMGLSAAAGLNAYIPFMIVALIARFTDVITLPSSFSWIESPWAIAVGGLLLLTELVLDKIPAIDTINDAIQTFIRPSMGGLIFAATTAAEDIDKSTWMGDNPWVGVVLGIVVSGLVHSGKMAARPAINAGTLGAGAPVVSTAEDGASLGLSLVAIFIPILVIFALIGLAWLLVWMWLKVRKWKKRRLEGSGPDRHTERL; from the coding sequence GTGATCGCCGCACTCACCGGCATGGGGCTCTCCGCCGCTGCAGGGCTCAATGCCTACATCCCGTTCATGATTGTCGCGCTCATCGCACGATTCACCGACGTCATCACCCTGCCCTCGAGCTTCTCGTGGATCGAGTCACCGTGGGCGATCGCCGTCGGCGGGCTCCTGCTCCTCACCGAGCTCGTCCTCGACAAGATCCCGGCCATCGACACGATCAACGATGCGATCCAGACGTTCATCCGACCGAGCATGGGCGGACTGATCTTCGCGGCAACCACAGCGGCCGAGGACATCGACAAGTCGACCTGGATGGGTGACAACCCGTGGGTCGGCGTGGTCCTCGGCATCGTCGTGTCGGGGCTCGTCCACTCGGGCAAGATGGCCGCCCGTCCCGCGATCAACGCCGGGACGCTCGGTGCCGGTGCACCCGTGGTGTCCACCGCCGAGGACGGCGCTTCGTTGGGGCTCTCGCTCGTCGCGATCTTCATCCCGATCCTCGTCATCTTTGCGCTGATCGGGCTCGCGTGGCTGCTCGTGTGGATGTGGCTCAAGGTCCGCAAGTGGAAGAAGAGGCGACTCGAAGGCAGCGGTCCGGACCGGCATACTGAACGCCTGTGA
- a CDS encoding aldo/keto reductase, which yields MQTRNVGDTQVGAIGLGLMTFDQSGPQPRQQLVDTVRAALDAGVTLFDTADAYGPGDEKGAQAQGENERLIASILDELGVRELVFLATKGGHVRTEGGGWDTDSSADHLRHAVDASLGRLGIDQIALWQHHRPDPDVSYDEVIGTLKEIADSGKVARVGLSNADPDQIRAAHAVLGDSLVSVQNQFSPAFLSSRPEIDVCEELGLAFLPWSPLGGLSGAKGLADTFPAFAEVADARGVSVQQVALAWELAQSPVVIPIPGAKRPQSVTDSAAAADLELSEDELARLDG from the coding sequence ATGCAGACACGCAACGTGGGAGACACACAGGTCGGTGCCATCGGCCTCGGCCTGATGACCTTCGACCAGAGCGGGCCCCAACCTCGACAGCAGCTGGTCGACACCGTGCGGGCCGCGCTCGACGCGGGCGTCACCCTCTTCGACACCGCCGACGCCTACGGGCCCGGCGACGAGAAGGGCGCGCAGGCGCAGGGTGAGAACGAGCGGCTCATCGCCTCGATCCTCGACGAGCTCGGGGTGCGCGAGCTCGTGTTCCTCGCCACCAAGGGTGGACATGTGCGCACCGAGGGTGGCGGCTGGGACACCGACAGCTCCGCCGACCATCTGCGTCATGCCGTCGACGCCAGCCTGGGCCGGCTCGGGATCGACCAGATCGCCCTGTGGCAGCACCACCGCCCCGACCCCGACGTGTCCTACGACGAGGTCATCGGCACCCTCAAGGAGATCGCCGACAGCGGCAAGGTCGCCAGGGTCGGTCTGTCCAACGCCGACCCCGACCAGATCCGCGCCGCCCACGCGGTGCTCGGCGACTCACTCGTCAGCGTCCAGAACCAGTTCAGCCCGGCCTTCCTCAGCAGCCGCCCAGAGATCGACGTCTGCGAGGAGTTGGGACTGGCCTTCCTGCCCTGGAGTCCACTCGGCGGCCTCAGTGGTGCCAAGGGCCTCGCCGACACGTTCCCGGCCTTCGCCGAGGTGGCCGATGCGCGCGGGGTCAGCGTGCAGCAGGTCGCCCTCGCGTGGGAGTTGGCGCAGTCGCCCGTGGTCATTCCCATCCCCGGAGCCAAGCGTCCCCAGTCGGTCACCGACTCCGCAGCCGCCGCTGACCTCGAGCTCAGCGAGGACGAGTTGGCCCGGCTCGACGGCTGA
- a CDS encoding succinate dehydrogenase/fumarate reductase iron-sulfur subunit, whose product MNLTLKIWRQTGPNDAGRLVTYQVSDISPDMSFLEMLDVLNETLNAQGDEPIAFDSDCREGICGMCGLMISGHAHGPEKTTTCQLHMRSFKDGDTITVEPWRAEAFPIIRDLVVDRGSLDRMVQAGGFISANTGSAPDAHATPVPKDKADRAFMAAECIGCGACVAACPNASGMLFLGAKITHLGELPQGQPERDARVVSMVNQHDHEGFGGCTNIGACSQACPKGIPQDVISQLNLDLRTALKKGH is encoded by the coding sequence ATGAACCTGACCCTCAAGATCTGGCGTCAGACCGGCCCCAACGACGCGGGCCGCCTCGTCACCTATCAGGTGTCGGACATCAGCCCCGACATGTCCTTCCTCGAGATGCTCGACGTCCTCAACGAGACGCTCAACGCCCAGGGCGATGAGCCGATCGCGTTCGACAGCGACTGTCGCGAGGGCATCTGCGGCATGTGTGGCCTGATGATCTCCGGCCACGCGCACGGCCCCGAGAAGACGACGACCTGCCAGCTGCACATGCGCTCGTTCAAGGACGGCGACACGATCACCGTCGAGCCGTGGCGCGCCGAGGCGTTCCCGATCATTCGCGACCTCGTCGTCGATCGTGGCTCGCTCGACCGCATGGTCCAGGCCGGTGGCTTCATCTCTGCCAACACGGGTTCGGCCCCCGACGCGCACGCGACGCCTGTCCCCAAGGACAAGGCCGACCGGGCGTTCATGGCAGCCGAATGCATCGGCTGTGGCGCCTGCGTCGCGGCCTGCCCCAACGCCAGCGGCATGCTCTTCCTGGGCGCCAAGATCACCCACCTCGGTGAGCTGCCCCAGGGCCAGCCGGAGCGCGACGCCCGCGTCGTCTCGATGGTCAACCAGCACGACCACGAGGGCTTCGGTGGCTGCACCAACATCGGTGCGTGCTCGCAGGCCTGCCCCAAGGGCATCCCGCAGGACGTCATCAGCCAGCTCAACCTTGACCTGCGCACCGCGCTCAAGAAGGGCCACTGA
- a CDS encoding fumarate reductase/succinate dehydrogenase flavoprotein subunit — translation MTKKSTVSAGLAQGLYTEGSAIHDHKAPDGPIEKMWTRRKFEASLVNPVNRRKMSVIIVGTGLAGGAAAATLGEAGYHVKSFCFQDSPRRAHSIAAQGGINAAKNYKEDGDSVQRLFYDTVKGGDYRSRETNVYRLAEVSANIIDQCVAQGVPFAREYGGLLDNRSFGGVQVSRTFYARGQTGQQLLIGAYQALERQVAAGTVEQFTRHEMLEVIIDDSAGEGQGRARGIIARDLVTGEIETHLADAVVLASGGYGNVFFLSTNAMGSNVTASWRAHRKGAHMANPCYTQIHPTCIPVSGEHQSKLTLMSESLRNDGRIWVPRKREDCDKPANEIAEADRDYYLERIYPSFGNLVPRDIASRQAKNVCDEGRGVGPVVGDFRRGVYLDFADAIKRLGRAAVEEKYGNLFDMYARITGENPYETPMRIYPAVHYVMGGLWVDYDLSSSIPGLFVAGEANFSDHGANRLGASALMQGLADGYFVLPNTIRDYLATGSLEPLTEDSPSVVAARAEVEERTERLLAINGERSVDSFHRELGNIMWEYCGMERSEEGLLKAIDLIKGLRAEFWRNVRVLGAADTLNQSLEKAGRVADFLELGELMCIDALHRRESCGGHFRAESQTEDGEALRVDDEFAYVAAWEFTPPSEGEGIGAGMGAPILHKEDLVYEFIELKQRSYK, via the coding sequence ATGACTAAGAAATCCACGGTCTCGGCTGGTCTGGCTCAAGGCCTGTACACCGAAGGTTCGGCGATCCACGACCACAAGGCACCCGACGGCCCCATCGAGAAGATGTGGACGCGGCGCAAGTTCGAGGCGTCCCTGGTCAACCCGGTGAACCGACGCAAGATGTCGGTCATCATCGTGGGCACCGGACTCGCAGGTGGCGCTGCCGCCGCGACGCTCGGCGAGGCCGGCTACCACGTGAAGTCCTTCTGTTTCCAGGACTCCCCGCGTCGTGCGCACTCGATCGCCGCGCAGGGCGGCATCAATGCCGCCAAGAACTACAAGGAGGACGGCGACTCCGTCCAGCGCCTCTTCTACGACACCGTCAAGGGCGGCGACTACCGCTCGCGCGAGACCAACGTCTATCGCCTGGCCGAGGTCAGCGCCAACATCATCGACCAGTGCGTCGCGCAGGGTGTGCCCTTTGCCCGCGAGTACGGCGGGTTGTTGGACAACCGGTCCTTCGGTGGCGTCCAGGTGTCGCGCACCTTCTATGCCCGTGGCCAGACGGGCCAGCAGCTCCTCATCGGTGCCTACCAGGCGCTCGAGCGTCAGGTCGCCGCCGGGACGGTGGAGCAGTTCACCCGCCACGAGATGCTCGAGGTCATCATTGATGACTCAGCCGGTGAAGGGCAGGGTAGGGCGCGCGGCATCATCGCCCGCGACCTCGTCACCGGTGAGATCGAGACCCACCTCGCTGACGCTGTCGTGCTCGCATCCGGTGGCTACGGCAACGTCTTCTTCCTCTCCACCAACGCCATGGGCTCCAACGTCACCGCGTCCTGGCGTGCGCACCGCAAGGGCGCTCACATGGCCAACCCCTGCTACACGCAGATCCACCCGACCTGCATCCCCGTCTCCGGTGAGCACCAGTCCAAGCTGACGCTCATGTCGGAGTCGCTGCGCAACGACGGTCGCATCTGGGTGCCCAGGAAGCGCGAGGACTGCGACAAGCCGGCCAACGAGATCGCCGAGGCCGACCGCGACTACTACCTGGAGCGGATCTACCCCTCCTTCGGCAACCTCGTGCCCCGCGACATCGCCTCGCGACAGGCCAAGAACGTCTGCGACGAGGGCCGCGGTGTCGGTCCCGTCGTCGGTGACTTCCGTCGCGGCGTCTACCTCGACTTCGCCGACGCCATCAAGCGGCTCGGTCGCGCTGCTGTCGAGGAGAAGTACGGCAACCTCTTCGACATGTACGCCCGGATCACGGGGGAGAACCCCTACGAGACGCCGATGCGCATCTACCCGGCCGTCCACTACGTGATGGGTGGCCTCTGGGTCGACTACGACCTGTCGTCCTCGATCCCCGGCCTGTTCGTCGCCGGTGAGGCCAACTTCTCCGACCACGGCGCCAACCGTCTCGGCGCCTCGGCCCTCATGCAGGGTCTGGCCGACGGCTACTTCGTGCTCCCCAACACGATCCGCGACTACCTCGCGACCGGCTCGCTCGAGCCGCTCACCGAGGACAGCCCGTCCGTCGTGGCTGCCCGCGCCGAGGTGGAGGAACGCACCGAGCGCCTTCTCGCCATCAACGGTGAGCGCAGCGTCGACTCGTTCCACCGCGAGCTCGGCAACATCATGTGGGAGTACTGCGGCATGGAGCGCAGCGAAGAGGGCTTGCTCAAGGCCATCGACCTCATCAAGGGCCTTCGCGCCGAGTTCTGGCGCAACGTCCGCGTGCTCGGCGCCGCCGACACCCTCAACCAGTCCCTCGAGAAGGCCGGCCGAGTCGCCGACTTCCTCGAGCTGGGCGAGCTGATGTGCATCGACGCCCTGCACCGGCGTGAGTCCTGCGGTGGTCACTTCCGGGCCGAGTCGCAGACCGAGGATGGTGAAGCGCTGCGCGTCGACGACGAGTTCGCCTACGTCGCGGCCTGGGAGTTCACGCCCCCCAGCGAGGGAGAGGGGATCGGCGCCGGGATGGGCGCCCCCATCCTCCACAAGGAAGACCTCGTGTACGAGTTCATCGAGCTGAAGCAGCGGAGCTACAAGTGA
- a CDS encoding siderophore-interacting protein, with product MSTHLTVTRTEQLTPRLTRVWFHSDDLSAFEGSDSTDRYVKLVFPKAGVDYPEPLDMRALRGVIAPEDMPVVRTYTALFPDVAAGTLAIDFVIHGDEGVAGPWAAAAQPDDTLLANGPGGGYRPDPEADWHLLAGDESAIPAITAALADLPADAVARVVMLVDSAEHELDVARPSGAELTFVHRKAGGDLVESVRALEWPEGRVHAFIHGEGNAVMHGIRPYLLRERGLDREHVSISGYWRLGRTEEGFRDWKSELAAAESAT from the coding sequence TTGTCGACTCACCTCACTGTCACCCGCACCGAGCAGCTGACCCCGCGTCTGACGCGGGTGTGGTTCCACAGCGATGACCTCTCTGCGTTCGAGGGCAGCGACTCGACCGACCGCTACGTGAAGCTCGTCTTTCCCAAGGCGGGGGTCGACTACCCGGAGCCGCTCGACATGAGGGCCCTGCGTGGGGTGATCGCGCCCGAGGACATGCCGGTGGTGCGGACCTACACGGCGCTCTTTCCTGACGTCGCGGCCGGCACGCTTGCCATCGACTTCGTCATTCACGGCGACGAGGGAGTCGCTGGTCCCTGGGCCGCAGCCGCGCAGCCGGACGACACCCTTCTTGCCAACGGCCCGGGAGGCGGCTACCGGCCTGATCCCGAGGCCGACTGGCACCTGCTCGCGGGCGACGAGTCCGCGATCCCCGCGATCACTGCGGCTCTGGCTGACCTCCCCGCCGATGCGGTGGCCCGTGTCGTGATGCTCGTCGACAGTGCCGAGCACGAGCTGGACGTGGCCCGCCCGTCCGGCGCCGAGCTGACCTTCGTGCATCGCAAGGCCGGGGGAGACCTCGTCGAGTCGGTGCGTGCGCTGGAGTGGCCGGAGGGTCGCGTCCACGCGTTCATCCACGGAGAGGGCAACGCGGTCATGCACGGGATCAGGCCCTACCTGTTGCGCGAGCGGGGGCTCGACCGCGAACACGTGTCGATCTCGGGCTACTGGCGCCTGGGCCGCACCGAGGAGGGCTTCCGCGACTGGAAGTCCGAGCTCGCCGCAGCCGAGAGCGCAACCTGA
- the rsmI gene encoding 16S rRNA (cytidine(1402)-2'-O)-methyltransferase → MEQTPEGVLVLAATPIGDPRDAAPRLADELATADVIAAEDTRRLRRLCQALDVNPTGKVVSYHEHNEASRTADLVERLREGSRVLVVTDAGMPSVSDPGYRLVSAAVGIDIRVTCVPGPSAVLMALAVSGLPVDRFCFEGFLPRKGGERLRALRGLAAEQRTMVFFEAPHRIAKSLAAMEEAFGGARRAAVCRELTKTYEEVRRGSLVELVAWADDGVRGEITVVVAGAAAVAGDVESNLTSILDRVAAGERLKDVCADVASATGLSKSTLYNAALAAQKP, encoded by the coding sequence ATGGAGCAGACTCCCGAAGGTGTGCTCGTGTTGGCGGCCACACCCATCGGCGATCCGCGTGATGCTGCGCCGCGCCTCGCCGACGAACTCGCGACCGCTGATGTCATCGCTGCCGAGGACACCCGCCGGCTCCGGCGTCTGTGCCAGGCGCTCGACGTCAACCCGACCGGCAAGGTCGTCAGCTATCACGAACACAACGAGGCGTCGCGGACCGCGGACCTCGTCGAGAGACTCCGCGAGGGCTCTCGCGTTCTCGTCGTGACCGATGCCGGTATGCCGTCCGTCTCGGACCCGGGGTATCGCCTGGTGTCTGCTGCGGTCGGGATCGATATTCGCGTGACGTGTGTTCCTGGGCCGTCTGCGGTGCTGATGGCGCTGGCTGTGTCTGGGCTGCCGGTCGACCGGTTCTGCTTCGAGGGGTTCCTGCCGCGCAAGGGTGGCGAGCGGTTGCGCGCCCTGCGTGGGTTGGCGGCGGAGCAGCGGACGATGGTCTTCTTCGAGGCGCCGCACCGGATCGCCAAGTCGTTGGCCGCGATGGAGGAGGCGTTCGGGGGCGCCCGTCGCGCGGCAGTGTGCCGCGAGCTGACCAAGACCTATGAAGAGGTGCGGCGCGGGTCGCTCGTCGAGTTGGTCGCGTGGGCCGATGACGGGGTGCGCGGTGAGATCACGGTGGTGGTCGCCGGTGCGGCTGCGGTGGCGGGAGACGTCGAGAGCAACCTGACGTCGATCCTCGACCGGGTCGCGGCGGGGGAGCGGCTCAAGGACGTGTGCGCTGACGTCGCCTCGGCAACGGGCCTGTCCAAGTCGACCCTCTACAACGCAGCCCTCGCCGCTCAGAAGCCCTGA